In Chloroflexota bacterium, a single genomic region encodes these proteins:
- a CDS encoding threonine synthase, with protein MTTLRDALAAVSGQAGSPTPAGPSTLTHLDCTYCDQRYDADRLQTVCASCGKVLYARYDLARARHTLTRESLGRRRWDMWRYQEVLPVRDPANMVSLGEGMTPLVPARRAGDALGLAGLLLKDEGKNPTGSFKARGLGCAVSRAKELGVKAIALPSAGNAASAATAYGAAAGLEVNVFMPRDVPDANRIECLVYGANVTLVDGLINDAGAKVRELAPRRGWFDVSTLKEPYRQEGKKTMGYELAEQLGWTLPDAIVYPTGGGTGIVGMWKAFAEMEELGLIGPKRPKMIVVQAEGCAPIVRAFDRGERHAELWQNAHTAAAGMRVPVAIGDYLILDAVRESGGTALTVSEGEILEAQLDLGRLGGIYAAPEGGATYAALRKLVASGFVKPDELVVLFQTGMGLKYDPPIS; from the coding sequence ATGACGACGCTCCGCGATGCCCTTGCCGCCGTCTCCGGGCAGGCCGGCTCCCCGACGCCCGCCGGCCCGAGCACGCTGACGCACCTGGACTGCACGTACTGTGACCAGCGCTACGACGCCGATCGCCTGCAAACGGTCTGCGCGTCGTGCGGCAAGGTGCTGTACGCTCGCTACGATCTGGCCCGTGCCCGGCACACGTTGACGCGCGAGTCGTTGGGGCGGCGGCGCTGGGACATGTGGCGGTACCAGGAAGTGCTGCCCGTCCGCGACCCTGCCAACATGGTCTCGCTGGGCGAGGGCATGACGCCGCTGGTCCCGGCGCGCCGGGCGGGCGATGCGCTCGGGTTGGCCGGGCTGCTGCTCAAGGACGAGGGGAAGAACCCGACCGGCTCCTTCAAGGCGCGCGGGCTTGGCTGTGCGGTCTCGCGGGCGAAGGAGCTGGGCGTCAAGGCCATCGCGCTGCCGTCGGCGGGCAACGCGGCCTCGGCAGCCACGGCGTACGGCGCGGCTGCCGGGCTTGAGGTCAACGTCTTCATGCCGCGCGATGTGCCAGACGCCAACCGCATCGAGTGCCTGGTGTACGGCGCGAACGTCACACTGGTGGACGGCCTGATCAACGACGCCGGCGCGAAGGTCCGCGAGCTGGCCCCGCGGCGCGGCTGGTTCGACGTGTCAACGCTCAAGGAGCCCTATCGTCAGGAGGGCAAGAAGACGATGGGGTACGAGCTGGCCGAGCAGTTGGGCTGGACCCTGCCGGACGCGATCGTCTACCCGACCGGCGGCGGCACCGGCATCGTCGGCATGTGGAAGGCGTTCGCCGAGATGGAGGAGCTGGGCCTGATCGGCCCGAAGCGCCCGAAGATGATCGTCGTGCAGGCCGAGGGCTGCGCGCCCATCGTGCGGGCCTTCGACCGTGGCGAGCGTCACGCCGAGCTCTGGCAGAACGCGCACACGGCGGCGGCGGGCATGCGCGTTCCGGTCGCCATCGGCGACTACCTGATCCTGGACGCTGTGCGCGAGAGCGGTGGAACGGCGCTCACGGTCAGCGAGGGCGAGATCCTGGAGGCGCAGCTCGACCTCGGCCGGCTCGGCGGCATCTACGCTGCGCCGGAAGGCGGGGCGACCTACGCCGCGCTCAGAAAGCTGGTCGCCTCGGGCTTCGTCAAGCCCGACGAGCTGGTCGTGCTGTTCCAGACCGGCATGGGCCTCAAGTACGACCCGCCGATCTCGTAG
- a CDS encoding VOC family protein: protein MLLGLHHAGITVSDLDRAIGFYRDVLGLELFVVADRADETIGQIVGYRGARIRLAFCGIPGDTARVELLQYLQPTGASNDGETYRPASGHVCFRVADIEQHYARLVTAGYAPRSTGPVTILEGPNTGARAFYVRDPDGNTVEFFQPPPGR, encoded by the coding sequence ATGCTTCTCGGTCTGCACCACGCTGGCATCACCGTCTCGGACCTTGACCGAGCCATCGGGTTTTATCGTGACGTGCTCGGCCTGGAGCTGTTCGTCGTCGCCGACCGCGCGGACGAGACTATCGGGCAGATCGTCGGCTACCGGGGCGCCAGGATCAGGCTGGCGTTCTGTGGCATCCCCGGCGACACTGCCCGCGTCGAGCTGCTCCAGTACCTGCAGCCAACCGGCGCGTCCAACGACGGCGAGACGTACCGACCGGCCAGCGGACACGTCTGTTTTCGGGTGGCCGACATCGAGCAGCACTATGCGCGGCTGGTGACCGCCGGGTATGCGCCCCGCTCCACCGGGCCGGTGACCATCCTCGAAGGGCCGAACACGGGCGCACGTGCCTTCTATGTGCGCGATCCTGACGGCAACACCGTCGAGTTCTTCCAGCCGCCGCCCGGACGCTGA
- a CDS encoding glycosyltransferase family 39 protein, protein MMDAQDDSPTHPPATSAETPATPVAGAPATASAPASNAGSATDSPAGSAGPDAAAPGPIAPGPIAPGPIAPGPIAPERVLLALLLVAAALVRLASPGIFEPNVSTAETVQLAAVEAIAADRGFSLFGQMGLGASGLALLPVTVLRLLRPEPELALRLYAAIGSVAFAGLFYALCRTRFGAVVSLTATALLAFSPWSIFFGRNGELQAFAGCWATAAMLLLHTAMRRGGLGPWLAAGAASTAGLYWHPSAIWTLPVLCVPVVWMAAVNRRYRSRLSVALCLLLAGGLLVAAPRVSALISAPLSTPAMLVAAGAPLDPPNTVRARAQHLIRAFIFLDPSVPADQRYQPPATAPLDSLTGVLLLAGLGLAAWKMPSRALPLAALLIPLVGSQLVSPRVPTLGDALVALPGLYLLVAEALERLVLVLPFPSITRAILLAAIPAYAVFGWQGYGGWIGTPASAQARQPAIDYDEIDAWIGELQAGQPALTARVWRDEHPRLSTGSRVIRRPRETAGSATNTTALARLGLQPAGDAQGEGGARAARTLAASRNGAVYASDMTGHVARLDEERQRLTALQQRAPALEQVSDIAADADGFVYLADSERSLIVKLAPTGEVVATLGGEWGMYRPRGLAIGPDGRIYVADTGRNRLVIGETGGRLVKAVTPTSSFGPFEQPTEVAVDASGRIYVGLPEIGRLAILDESGQVLGGWSMAKGNTIDSARLAVVADGAIAVTDPQESKVRLLDADGRELAVADVPGKPYGVASVAGRLFVADAASGRLFIFALGQ, encoded by the coding sequence GTGATGGACGCGCAGGACGACAGCCCGACCCACCCGCCAGCCACCTCGGCCGAGACGCCAGCCACGCCGGTGGCAGGCGCGCCAGCGACGGCGAGCGCGCCAGCGTCGAACGCCGGATCCGCCACCGACTCACCAGCGGGGTCGGCCGGGCCTGACGCCGCTGCGCCCGGGCCGATCGCGCCCGGGCCGATCGCGCCCGGGCCGATCGCGCCCGGGCCGATCGCGCCCGAGCGCGTCCTGCTGGCGTTGCTGCTGGTCGCGGCTGCGCTCGTGCGCCTCGCCAGCCCCGGCATCTTTGAGCCGAACGTCTCCACGGCTGAGACCGTCCAGCTCGCGGCCGTCGAGGCCATCGCGGCGGATCGCGGGTTCAGCCTGTTCGGGCAGATGGGGCTGGGCGCATCGGGGCTCGCGCTGCTGCCCGTGACCGTGCTGCGCCTGCTGCGCCCCGAGCCAGAGCTTGCGTTGCGCCTCTACGCCGCCATCGGCAGCGTGGCGTTCGCCGGACTGTTCTACGCACTCTGCCGGACGCGCTTTGGCGCGGTGGTCAGCCTGACGGCGACGGCGCTGCTGGCGTTCAGCCCGTGGTCGATCTTCTTCGGACGGAACGGCGAGCTGCAGGCGTTCGCTGGCTGCTGGGCGACCGCCGCGATGCTCCTGCTGCACACCGCGATGCGGCGCGGCGGCCTGGGGCCGTGGCTCGCCGCCGGCGCGGCCAGCACAGCCGGTCTCTACTGGCATCCCTCGGCGATCTGGACCCTGCCGGTGCTGTGCGTGCCGGTCGTCTGGATGGCGGCTGTCAACCGCCGCTACCGGTCGCGCCTCTCGGTGGCGCTGTGCTTGCTGCTGGCCGGCGGCCTGCTGGTGGCCGCGCCCCGGGTTTCGGCGCTGATCTCGGCGCCGCTCTCAACACCCGCCATGCTCGTGGCAGCCGGCGCGCCACTTGACCCGCCCAACACCGTGCGGGCGCGTGCCCAGCACCTGATCCGCGCCTTCATCTTCCTGGACCCGAGCGTCCCCGCCGATCAGCGCTACCAGCCGCCAGCTACCGCGCCGCTCGACAGCCTGACCGGCGTGCTGCTGCTGGCTGGCCTGGGGCTGGCCGCCTGGAAGATGCCATCGCGGGCGCTCCCGCTGGCCGCCCTGCTGATACCGCTGGTCGGCAGTCAGCTGGTCAGCCCCCGCGTCCCGACGCTTGGGGATGCGCTGGTAGCCCTGCCCGGCCTCTACCTGCTGGTGGCCGAGGCGCTCGAGCGGTTAGTGCTGGTGCTGCCGTTCCCATCGATCACCCGGGCCATCCTCCTGGCGGCGATCCCAGCCTACGCCGTGTTCGGCTGGCAGGGGTACGGCGGCTGGATCGGGACGCCGGCCAGCGCACAGGCCCGCCAGCCCGCCATCGACTATGACGAGATCGACGCCTGGATCGGCGAACTGCAAGCCGGACAGCCAGCGCTGACGGCCAGAGTCTGGCGGGACGAGCATCCGCGCCTCTCGACAGGCTCGCGCGTGATCCGCCGGCCGCGTGAGACGGCTGGATCTGCGACGAACACGACGGCGCTGGCGCGACTGGGCCTGCAGCCGGCCGGGGACGCGCAGGGGGAAGGCGGCGCTCGTGCCGCGCGCACGCTGGCCGCCTCACGGAACGGCGCGGTCTACGCGTCTGACATGACGGGGCACGTGGCGCGCCTCGACGAGGAACGGCAGCGGCTCACGGCCCTGCAGCAGCGCGCTCCGGCCCTGGAGCAGGTCTCGGACATCGCGGCCGACGCCGACGGGTTCGTGTACCTCGCCGACTCCGAGCGCTCGCTGATCGTCAAGCTGGCGCCGACCGGCGAGGTCGTGGCGACGCTCGGCGGCGAGTGGGGCATGTACCGCCCTCGTGGTCTCGCCATCGGGCCAGATGGACGCATCTACGTGGCCGACACCGGCCGCAACCGGCTGGTGATCGGCGAGACCGGCGGCCGGCTCGTCAAGGCCGTCACGCCGACGTCGTCGTTCGGGCCGTTCGAGCAGCCGACCGAGGTGGCGGTGGACGCCTCCGGGCGCATCTACGTCGGGCTGCCGGAGATCGGCCGGCTCGCGATCCTGGACGAGAGCGGCCAGGTGCTGGGCGGCTGGTCGATGGCGAAGGGCAACACCATCGACTCGGCCCGCCTCGCCGTCGTGGCGGACGGCGCGATCGCCGTCACCGACCCGCAGGAGTCGAAAGTTCGGCTGCTGGACGCTGACGGTCGCGAGCTGGCGGTGGCCGACGTGCCCGGCAAGCCGTACGGCGTGGCGTCGGTGGCGGGGCGGCTGTTCGTGGCCGACGCCGCCAGCGGACGGCTGTTCATCTTCGCGCTGGGCCAGTAG
- a CDS encoding DUF3090 family protein, with product MVRIEADAVGPPGRRAFRLLAIRDDATAWLWVEREQLQALAMLIEQLLTGLPALDLRASAPRGQASNPQQEGAAAASPDVEFKVGQLALGYDEAERLYLILAHDVESDGDGPARFSCQATRPQLRALAETIVPLLAAGRPRCPACEAPLGSGKHVCPRSNGHAARAAED from the coding sequence GTGGTGCGCATTGAGGCAGACGCGGTCGGCCCTCCGGGGCGGCGCGCGTTCCGGCTGCTCGCGATTCGTGACGACGCGACGGCCTGGCTGTGGGTCGAGCGCGAGCAGTTACAGGCCCTCGCGATGCTGATCGAGCAACTGTTGACCGGGCTGCCGGCCCTCGACTTGCGCGCCTCCGCACCGCGCGGTCAGGCGTCGAACCCGCAGCAGGAGGGCGCGGCGGCAGCCTCGCCAGACGTCGAGTTCAAGGTCGGGCAGCTTGCGCTCGGCTACGACGAGGCCGAGCGGCTCTACCTGATACTCGCGCACGACGTCGAGTCCGATGGCGATGGTCCGGCTCGCTTCAGCTGCCAGGCGACCCGTCCGCAGCTGCGGGCGCTGGCCGAGACGATTGTCCCGCTGCTGGCCGCCGGCCGGCCGCGCTGCCCGGCCTGCGAAGCGCCGCTCGGGTCCGGAAAGCACGTCTGTCCGCGCTCGAACGGGCACGCCGCCCGCGCCGCCGAGGACTGA
- a CDS encoding CAP domain-containing protein, translated as MTFLWMAAVVALVGIPLTAVAQQLTPPEQRIVQLINQARVAQGLGPLALTPELNAAAKGHAQDMAAKSYMEHEGLDGSTPQSRALKAGYGAPAGTAWLVLEVISARQTAEAAANWLLSDRLHRGVLLRGYWREMGAAYVEGGPYGQFWVVEFGCRPNVLPIISEPNTSGGVTVRLSNEECTPAGSTEAIGKATEVMVSNKPDFAGATWEPFATSKTVASGGNVFVRYRDAKGRETTASSGGQGGSAVTVTAASAATSTLNQAAPPAGGSNEAEDPGLFAPKPTFVFQPATRP; from the coding sequence TTGACGTTTCTGTGGATGGCCGCCGTCGTCGCACTGGTCGGCATCCCTCTCACAGCAGTCGCCCAGCAGCTGACTCCACCGGAGCAGCGCATCGTCCAGTTGATCAACCAGGCGCGTGTGGCGCAGGGCCTCGGCCCGTTGGCGTTGACGCCCGAGTTGAACGCCGCTGCCAAGGGGCACGCACAGGACATGGCGGCGAAGAGCTACATGGAGCACGAGGGTCTGGACGGCTCGACGCCGCAGTCTCGGGCGCTCAAGGCGGGCTACGGCGCACCGGCCGGCACGGCGTGGCTGGTGCTGGAAGTGATCTCGGCCCGCCAGACCGCCGAAGCTGCCGCCAACTGGCTCCTCTCTGACCGGCTGCATCGCGGCGTGCTGCTGCGTGGCTACTGGCGCGAGATGGGCGCGGCCTATGTCGAGGGTGGCCCGTACGGTCAGTTCTGGGTCGTTGAGTTCGGATGCAGGCCGAACGTCCTCCCGATCATCTCCGAGCCGAACACGAGCGGTGGCGTGACGGTGCGGCTCTCGAATGAAGAGTGCACGCCGGCTGGCTCGACCGAGGCCATCGGCAAGGCGACCGAGGTCATGGTGTCGAACAAGCCGGACTTCGCTGGCGCGACCTGGGAGCCGTTCGCGACCTCCAAGACGGTGGCCTCCGGCGGCAACGTGTTCGTGCGATACCGCGATGCGAAGGGCCGCGAGACGACAGCCTCCTCGGGCGGTCAGGGCGGAAGCGCGGTCACCGTGACGGCCGCCTCGGCAGCGACGTCGACGCTCAACCAGGCAGCACCGCCAGCCGGTGGATCAAACGAGGCAGAGGACCCGGGCCTGTTCGCCCCGAAGCCGACGTTCGTGTTCCAGCCTGCCACCAGGCCGTAG
- the ggt gene encoding gamma-glutamyltransferase, with the protein MSLPRTGRQPVLATQGAVAAPHHNASQAGLAMLQRGGSAADAIIAANLVLAVVYPHMAGVGGDLFALVWDGKTRTVEGLNASGRSGAAASIDWYRERGHSSIPMRGPLACVTVPGAVGGWWALHQRLGKLPWADLFGPAIRLARDGFGVPESLAAWSIPDAEVLDADPTTRATFRPDGQPLRMGQKLAMPALARTLTAIAAGGPNAFYRGELAERIAGYVSPLGSLLTADDFAANQANWVQPIQSTYRGHAAYQMPPNTQGFAALEILGILDRIDVAALGDSSAAYVHTLAEAARIAFVDRDRYLTDPDFNAIPLDRLLSKEHAASLRAQLDPNRKGSSQTAPTGGDTCYLCAVDADGNAVSLIQSVFFDFGSGVVAGDTGVLLQNRGAFFSLDPSHPNRLEPGKRTFHTLIPAMLVKDDALSLVYGTMGGEGQPQTQAAMVTRILDFGYDVQRAIEAPRWLYGRTWGNASLALSLEAPLAETAGQQLAAMGHEVRATPAWSDTMGHAQAIQIDRAQGVLWAAADPRSDGAAAGW; encoded by the coding sequence ATGTCACTTCCTCGGACCGGCCGGCAGCCGGTTCTCGCCACCCAGGGGGCCGTCGCCGCGCCCCACCACAACGCCTCCCAGGCCGGCCTCGCCATGCTGCAGCGCGGTGGCTCGGCAGCCGACGCTATCATCGCCGCCAACCTCGTGCTGGCCGTGGTCTACCCACACATGGCAGGCGTCGGCGGCGACCTCTTCGCACTGGTCTGGGACGGAAAGACGCGCACCGTCGAAGGGCTGAACGCCAGCGGGCGCTCGGGCGCGGCAGCCAGCATCGACTGGTACCGCGAGCGCGGCCACTCATCGATCCCGATGCGCGGCCCGCTGGCCTGCGTCACCGTGCCCGGGGCCGTCGGCGGCTGGTGGGCGCTTCACCAGCGGCTCGGCAAGCTGCCCTGGGCCGACCTGTTCGGGCCGGCGATCCGGCTGGCGCGGGACGGCTTCGGCGTCCCTGAGAGCCTCGCCGCCTGGTCGATCCCCGACGCCGAGGTGCTCGACGCCGATCCGACCACCCGCGCGACATTCCGGCCGGACGGCCAGCCGCTCAGGATGGGCCAGAAGCTGGCGATGCCAGCCCTCGCACGCACCCTCACGGCCATCGCCGCGGGCGGCCCCAACGCCTTCTACCGGGGCGAGCTGGCCGAGCGCATCGCGGGCTACGTCAGCCCTCTTGGCAGCCTGCTAACCGCCGACGACTTCGCGGCCAACCAGGCAAACTGGGTGCAGCCGATCCAATCCACCTATCGCGGCCACGCCGCCTACCAGATGCCGCCGAACACCCAGGGCTTCGCAGCGCTGGAGATCCTCGGCATCCTCGACCGCATCGACGTGGCCGCCCTTGGCGACAGCTCGGCCGCCTACGTCCACACGCTCGCCGAAGCCGCGCGCATCGCCTTCGTGGACCGTGACCGCTACCTGACCGATCCCGACTTCAACGCGATCCCGCTCGACCGGCTGCTGTCGAAGGAGCACGCGGCATCGCTGCGAGCCCAGCTCGATCCGAACCGCAAGGGCAGCAGTCAGACCGCCCCAACTGGCGGCGATACCTGCTACCTCTGCGCCGTGGACGCCGACGGCAACGCCGTCTCGCTGATCCAGAGCGTCTTCTTCGACTTCGGATCGGGCGTCGTGGCGGGCGACACCGGCGTGCTGCTCCAGAATCGCGGTGCGTTCTTCTCGCTGGACCCGTCCCACCCGAACCGTCTGGAGCCGGGCAAGCGCACCTTCCACACACTCATCCCGGCCATGCTGGTCAAGGACGACGCCCTCTCGCTGGTCTACGGCACGATGGGCGGCGAGGGCCAGCCGCAGACCCAGGCGGCCATGGTCACCCGCATCCTCGACTTTGGGTACGACGTGCAGCGGGCCATCGAGGCGCCGCGCTGGCTGTACGGACGGACCTGGGGCAACGCCTCGCTGGCGCTGAGCCTGGAGGCCCCGCTTGCCGAGACGGCCGGCCAGCAGCTTGCCGCCATGGGCCACGAGGTCCGCGCCACTCCAGCCTGGAGCGACACCATGGGCCACGCCCAGGCGATCCAGATCGACCGCGCGCAGGGCGTGCTCTGGGCCGCCGCCGATCCGCGCAGCGACGGAGCCGCCGCCGGCTGGTAA
- a CDS encoding winged helix-turn-helix transcriptional regulator, with amino-acid sequence MTTTCLSNQLSLLMLLAVHSEVTTRELALSLGITERAVHRILRDLAESGYITIGKRGYRNQYTVHPEMSVGHPAFPTLTLGELLAPVMGRGTLNGVRRAEGTLVALA; translated from the coding sequence ATGACCACCACGTGTCTTTCCAACCAGTTGTCGCTGCTGATGCTCCTCGCGGTCCACAGTGAGGTTACCACTCGGGAGCTTGCGCTCTCGCTCGGCATCACCGAACGGGCGGTCCACCGCATTCTGCGTGACCTTGCCGAGAGCGGATACATCACCATCGGCAAGCGCGGGTATCGCAACCAGTACACCGTCCATCCTGAGATGTCTGTCGGGCACCCGGCCTTCCCGACCCTGACGCTGGGCGAGCTGCTGGCTCCGGTCATGGGGCGCGGCACGCTGAACGGCGTGCGCCGGGCCGAGGGGACGCTCGTCGCCCTGGCCTGA
- the folP gene encoding dihydropteroate synthase produces MPFPGALDPHTPDLRAGTRTLVMGILNITPDSFSGDGLAGGLDAAIQRAHRLAEAGADVLDLGGESTRPGHTTISADEELRRVLPVVARLRGQLPIPISIDTRKAEVAAAALEAGASIVNDVSGLTFDPRLAEVAAQAGATLIVGHWRRRQPDDPDDVVAWLTAGLAESVRVAAAAGMPRSRLLVDPGLGFAKLPPVSIAIMRRLREVRAALGLPLLVGASRKGFVGAVLGRPVEERLAGSLATVSISVAAGADMVRVHDVEPAVQVARMSDALVYGWDGSPPTWTPVYLGLGANLGDRAAILARAIQELDAEQEIRVLRRATLYETAPVGVLDQPPFLNTVVEALTTLSGRTLLDTLKRLERSLGRQARERWGPREIDIDVLLHGASHISEPGLEVPHRHMWDRLFVLAPLAELRPDLLGPGGQPIGAHLHRLRAQQEGRSLGW; encoded by the coding sequence ATGCCATTTCCAGGCGCACTCGACCCCCACACACCCGACCTGCGGGCCGGCACGCGCACCCTCGTCATGGGCATTCTGAACATCACGCCGGATTCGTTCTCGGGGGACGGGCTGGCCGGCGGCCTGGACGCGGCCATCCAGCGGGCGCACCGGCTGGCGGAGGCAGGTGCGGACGTACTGGACCTGGGAGGCGAGAGCACCCGCCCGGGCCACACCACGATCTCGGCTGACGAGGAGCTTCGGCGGGTGTTGCCCGTCGTCGCGCGGCTGCGCGGCCAGCTTCCGATTCCGATCTCGATCGACACCCGCAAGGCAGAGGTCGCGGCGGCGGCGCTCGAGGCCGGCGCATCCATCGTCAACGATGTCAGCGGGCTGACCTTCGACCCACGGCTGGCCGAGGTCGCGGCCCAGGCCGGCGCAACGTTGATCGTCGGGCACTGGCGCCGCCGCCAACCCGACGATCCAGATGACGTGGTCGCCTGGCTGACCGCTGGCCTCGCGGAGAGCGTTCGAGTCGCGGCAGCAGCCGGGATGCCCCGCAGTCGGCTGCTGGTCGATCCAGGCCTGGGGTTCGCCAAGCTGCCGCCGGTCAGCATCGCCATCATGCGCCGCCTGCGCGAGGTGCGGGCGGCGCTCGGGCTGCCGCTGCTGGTGGGCGCGTCCCGCAAAGGCTTTGTCGGGGCTGTCCTCGGGCGGCCGGTCGAGGAGCGGCTGGCCGGGTCGCTGGCGACCGTGTCGATCTCGGTGGCCGCCGGCGCGGACATGGTCCGGGTCCACGACGTCGAGCCGGCCGTGCAGGTCGCCAGGATGTCCGATGCGCTGGTCTACGGCTGGGACGGGTCACCGCCGACCTGGACGCCAGTCTACCTGGGCCTGGGCGCAAACCTGGGCGACCGCGCAGCCATCCTCGCGCGGGCGATCCAAGAGCTCGACGCCGAGCAGGAGATCCGCGTTCTGCGACGGGCGACCCTCTACGAGACGGCCCCGGTCGGGGTGCTCGATCAGCCGCCGTTTCTGAACACCGTCGTCGAGGCGCTGACCACCCTGTCCGGTCGAACGCTGCTCGACACCCTCAAGCGGCTGGAACGCTCGCTTGGGCGTCAGGCCCGCGAGCGCTGGGGCCCGCGCGAGATCGACATCGACGTGCTGCTGCACGGGGCGTCGCACATCAGCGAGCCGGGCCTTGAGGTGCCCCACCGCCACATGTGGGACCGGCTGTTCGTGCTTGCGCCGCTCGCCGAGCTGCGTCCCGATCTTCTCGGGCCAGGCGGGCAACCGATTGGGGCGCATCTGCACCGACTCCGCGCACAGCAGGAGGGACGCTCGCTCGGCTGGTGA
- a CDS encoding M1 family metallopeptidase produces MTRVRRCLPALHALAVLLMLVMVVAVGPSPVPVLAQTAPPIASPTPRAPAGAPTGPALPASQDRASYDLRATWDTAHRQIRGAGVITYRNDSPDVLSSIWIKLYLNAFRGEQTTWMRESSGQHRGSDYDPAQPGWIDLERLTLAQTGESLLPATVDPLATTVEARLPAARAIQPGETVQIEIAWTSQLPRVFARTGVAGDFVMAGQWYPKLAVYDRGAWDTEPWHANAEFFADFGSYSLALTVPSSYLTGASGTRVGSMTNPDGTTTTRYLAESVSDIAWTAWPEYRLSGTVVEVAGRPIELELLTPRSLPASTERRYFTAAQVSLDAFGRWFGPYPWPKLTLVVPPDDAEGAGGMEYPSLVTLELPVHGPLGIEQGVRIVEIVTAHEIAHQWSPLQLASNEGREAWLDEGFADYATIRVLAEMFPADRTMLDLGPVHFGYEESHRTQFLIAGARERLAQPSWEYSDFLAYGVTVYSKGALVLLTLEKQYGEERFLRAMHDHADRWRWRHPTTTDLQQSLEASLGEPLDWFFGPLVFGAGVVEYGLEDVSASGATVLRQGDVPFPVEIALTYADGRTDLVPWDGVSGRLRIAGVSGQLARVQIDPSWKIRLELNRLDNGQDVSPSPLPLATLLARVLGVVQAALLVGMPG; encoded by the coding sequence ATGACGCGAGTACGACGATGTCTGCCGGCCCTGCACGCGCTCGCCGTGCTGCTGATGCTGGTCATGGTGGTCGCGGTCGGACCGTCGCCCGTCCCGGTGCTGGCCCAGACTGCCCCGCCCATCGCCAGCCCGACGCCCCGCGCGCCGGCCGGTGCGCCGACGGGGCCGGCCTTGCCGGCCTCACAGGATCGGGCTTCCTACGATCTGCGAGCGACCTGGGACACGGCTCACCGCCAGATCCGTGGTGCCGGGGTGATCACCTACCGCAACGACTCGCCGGACGTGCTGAGCAGCATCTGGATCAAGCTCTATCTGAACGCCTTCCGCGGCGAGCAGACCACCTGGATGCGCGAGTCGTCCGGGCAGCACCGTGGCAGCGACTACGATCCCGCCCAGCCCGGCTGGATCGACCTGGAACGGCTGACGCTGGCCCAGACCGGCGAGAGCCTGCTGCCGGCGACGGTCGATCCGCTGGCGACGACCGTGGAGGCCCGGCTGCCGGCTGCCCGCGCGATCCAGCCGGGCGAGACGGTCCAGATCGAGATCGCCTGGACGAGCCAGCTGCCGCGCGTCTTCGCCCGGACCGGCGTGGCCGGCGACTTCGTCATGGCCGGCCAGTGGTATCCGAAGCTGGCCGTCTACGACCGGGGTGCCTGGGACACTGAGCCGTGGCACGCCAACGCCGAGTTCTTCGCCGATTTCGGCAGCTACAGCCTGGCGCTCACGGTCCCGTCGAGCTACCTGACCGGGGCCTCGGGGACGCGCGTCGGGTCGATGACGAACCCGGACGGCACCACCACGACGCGCTACCTTGCCGAGTCGGTCAGCGACATCGCCTGGACGGCGTGGCCCGAGTACCGTCTGTCGGGGACGGTCGTAGAGGTGGCCGGGCGGCCCATCGAGCTGGAGTTGCTGACGCCGCGTTCGTTGCCGGCCAGCACCGAGCGTCGGTACTTCACCGCCGCTCAGGTCTCCCTCGACGCCTTCGGACGGTGGTTCGGGCCGTATCCTTGGCCCAAGCTGACGCTGGTGGTGCCGCCGGACGATGCCGAAGGGGCGGGCGGGATGGAGTACCCATCGCTGGTGACGCTCGAGCTGCCGGTGCATGGGCCGCTCGGTATCGAGCAGGGTGTGCGGATCGTCGAGATCGTGACGGCGCACGAGATCGCACACCAGTGGTCGCCGCTGCAACTGGCGTCCAACGAGGGCCGCGAGGCGTGGCTCGACGAGGGCTTTGCCGACTACGCCACGATCCGCGTGCTGGCCGAGATGTTCCCGGCCGACCGCACCATGCTCGACCTCGGACCGGTCCACTTCGGATACGAGGAGTCGCACCGCACCCAGTTCTTGATCGCGGGCGCGCGCGAGCGGTTGGCCCAGCCGTCCTGGGAGTATTCCGACTTTCTGGCCTACGGCGTGACCGTCTACTCCAAGGGGGCGCTGGTGCTGCTGACCCTCGAAAAGCAGTACGGCGAGGAGCGGTTCCTGCGGGCCATGCACGACCACGCCGACCGCTGGCGCTGGCGTCACCCGACGACGACCGATCTCCAGCAGTCACTCGAAGCGAGCCTTGGCGAGCCGCTGGACTGGTTCTTCGGGCCGCTGGTCTTCGGGGCAGGCGTCGTCGAGTACGGCCTCGAAGACGTGTCAGCCTCAGGGGCGACTGTTCTCCGGCAGGGAGACGTCCCCTTCCCGGTCGAGATCGCGCTGACCTACGCCGATGGCCGCACCGACCTCGTGCCGTGGGACGGTGTCTCCGGCCGCCTGCGGATCGCCGGGGTATCCGGCCAGCTTGCGCGGGTCCAGATCGACCCGTCCTGGAAGATTCGCCTGGAGCTGAACCGCCTCGACAACGGTCAGGACGTGTCGCCCAGCCCGCTGCCACTGGCGACGCTGCTGGCGCGCGTGCTCGGAGTGGTTCAGGCGGCGCTGCTTGTGGGGATGCCCGGGTGA